From Desulfatibacillum aliphaticivorans DSM 15576, the proteins below share one genomic window:
- a CDS encoding thiamine pyrophosphate-binding protein, with protein sequence MKTLSGSQVLARSIAGAGIGFVFTVAAPRLQPVVKSLASIDGMTVIHARDETAAAMMADGYIRRSGRFAAVLTECHGRSLCQIAGVTNAWADKIPLISISLCEDQRPDANKGVNRWAYDANRVFEPVTVWRKRVSSLADAPKAFQDAVTYSQGSRRGPVHLDIEAGLLEREIEDEIPGLPQEGPVAHRKLTHLRTEGAESALAQAVKLLQTARKPLIMAGGGVKASGASLDVVQFMERYGVPGCTSMAGIGAIPADHAYCLGGPSYTAGEAFHAAIKQADVVLALGCSFSGLEGFGLPPLWSQKIKFIHVDNNPNQIGLNISPEIPVLGDVKTVLAQMADMLEASSFVAPDEWTNWRLFLSNLKRGRKTRLHNFASRPWGALHQGLLALEMGKIVEKENLVMVIDGGNTPLYAAMYGPGMSPRQTFFPFGMAALGGGLPYAIGVALAAPEKRVMLITGDGSCLYAVSELETIKRLNLPITIVVNNDSSWNMIKALQDSLFECNYVGTCLPDIDYARIAAGFGLHSERVKSADQLAPAYERAVQSGGPALIDCVTDCKNLPDSLLSFAMVEFEGAQINPVKLVKSLWKGRDMGLSRALHQASYVRKALVGFNPMAKRRV encoded by the coding sequence ATGAAGACTCTATCAGGAAGCCAGGTCCTGGCGCGCAGCATCGCCGGCGCCGGAATCGGTTTTGTATTCACGGTTGCCGCGCCCAGGCTGCAACCGGTAGTAAAAAGCCTGGCCAGCATTGACGGCATGACCGTGATTCATGCCAGGGATGAAACCGCGGCCGCCATGATGGCGGACGGGTATATCCGCAGGTCAGGGCGGTTCGCCGCGGTTTTGACGGAATGCCACGGCCGCAGCCTGTGCCAAATCGCCGGCGTCACCAACGCCTGGGCTGATAAGATTCCCCTTATTTCCATCAGTTTGTGCGAAGACCAGCGGCCAGATGCAAATAAAGGGGTGAACCGTTGGGCTTATGACGCCAACCGGGTTTTTGAACCGGTTACGGTGTGGAGAAAACGCGTTTCCTCCCTGGCCGATGCCCCCAAAGCCTTTCAGGACGCCGTAACCTACAGTCAGGGAAGCCGCCGGGGGCCTGTTCACCTGGACATCGAAGCCGGGCTTTTAGAGCGGGAAATTGAAGATGAAATTCCCGGCCTGCCTCAGGAAGGCCCTGTAGCGCACCGAAAACTTACGCACTTACGCACGGAGGGAGCTGAAAGCGCCCTGGCTCAGGCCGTAAAGCTGTTGCAAACGGCCCGCAAGCCCCTGATCATGGCGGGCGGGGGAGTCAAAGCCTCCGGCGCCAGCCTGGATGTTGTGCAATTCATGGAGCGGTACGGCGTCCCCGGCTGCACCAGCATGGCGGGAATCGGCGCCATTCCGGCCGATCATGCCTATTGCCTGGGCGGGCCCAGCTATACCGCGGGAGAGGCTTTCCACGCAGCCATCAAACAGGCGGATGTGGTTCTTGCCCTGGGCTGCAGTTTTTCCGGCCTGGAAGGATTCGGCCTGCCGCCGCTGTGGTCCCAAAAAATCAAATTCATCCATGTGGATAACAATCCCAATCAGATAGGTCTTAACATAAGCCCGGAAATTCCGGTTCTGGGCGACGTCAAGACAGTCCTGGCGCAAATGGCGGACATGCTGGAGGCTTCGTCCTTTGTCGCTCCGGACGAGTGGACGAACTGGAGGCTTTTTCTATCCAACCTGAAACGGGGGCGTAAAACCAGGCTGCACAATTTCGCAAGCCGCCCCTGGGGCGCCCTGCACCAGGGACTCCTGGCCCTTGAAATGGGCAAGATAGTGGAAAAAGAAAACCTGGTCATGGTCATCGACGGCGGCAACACGCCGTTGTACGCGGCCATGTACGGACCGGGCATGAGCCCCCGCCAGACGTTCTTTCCCTTTGGCATGGCGGCCCTGGGCGGAGGGCTTCCCTACGCCATTGGCGTGGCCCTGGCTGCGCCGGAAAAAAGGGTGATGCTCATCACCGGGGACGGCTCCTGCCTCTACGCTGTCAGCGAACTGGAAACCATCAAGCGCCTGAACCTGCCCATCACCATTGTGGTCAACAACGACTCTTCGTGGAACATGATCAAGGCCCTCCAGGATTCCCTGTTTGAATGCAATTATGTGGGAACCTGCCTGCCGGACATCGATTACGCCAGGATTGCGGCGGGCTTCGGCCTGCATTCGGAAAGGGTCAAGTCCGCGGACCAGCTGGCCCCGGCCTATGAGCGGGCGGTTCAATCCGGCGGCCCGGCCCTGATCGATTGCGTGACGGATTGTAAAAACCTGCCGGACAGCCTTTTGAGCTTCGCCATGGTGGAGTTCGAGGGGGCGCAGATCAATCCCGTCAAACTGGTCAAAAGCCTTTGGAAAGGAAGGGACATGGGCCTGAGCCGCGCCTTGCACCAGGCGTCCTACGTCCGAAAGGCGCTTGTAGGCTTCAACCCCATGGCGAAAAGGCGGGTGTAA
- a CDS encoding thiamine pyrophosphate-binding protein — protein sequence MKITTGGEIVVKSLVDQGVRYVFSIIGGQMGTIYDAIGKNPSIDVITPRSEMSTALMACGYTVTTGLPAVAMCTVGAGVVYEVGGLLKAWLDYLPVISIAPQVQSYKMKPNQENLQACEQDLLFSPITKFNAIIYHWERIPQLINRAFREAASGAPGPVHLDIPVDVLFKHRFLTSQRKNRLLPPPHQSRYIGPIPGDAPSLEKACDLLSQAKRPIALIGQGMGRAGRFPQIKACLEKLEIPFLGTRLSAGAFDAEDSFFVGDAGSFANSEAGEKILEQADCLLIVGLDPESQQILKIAQNATMIQVETDPDAMLGQETAVPVFADPESALNRLAEALAQRKGRKPVAWKNKALKTGEAAAQQILKSADERTQTAFELLDGDSLKDCILVADGAPAAIAPAFLKSRKHAGGHVMSQGATAGAGLPFAIGAALGNPDRSVILLCDKESLFHHLRELQPAEELGVGITILCVDKAPGPDDAADLEKVLQGFGCHVHRTGEKISMANVLRHKGQAGAVLV from the coding sequence ATGAAGATAACCACCGGCGGAGAAATAGTTGTTAAATCCCTTGTGGATCAGGGCGTGCGATACGTTTTTTCCATTATCGGCGGACAAATGGGAACCATCTACGACGCCATAGGCAAAAACCCCTCCATTGACGTCATTACGCCCCGATCCGAGATGTCCACGGCCCTTATGGCTTGCGGATATACGGTCACGACAGGCCTGCCCGCCGTCGCCATGTGCACGGTGGGCGCCGGCGTGGTTTACGAAGTGGGCGGGCTCCTAAAAGCCTGGCTTGACTACCTGCCCGTGATCTCCATTGCGCCCCAGGTTCAAAGTTACAAAATGAAGCCCAACCAGGAAAACCTCCAGGCCTGCGAGCAGGACCTTTTGTTTTCCCCCATTACCAAATTCAACGCCATCATCTATCACTGGGAGCGGATTCCTCAACTAATCAACCGGGCCTTTCGCGAAGCCGCGTCCGGAGCGCCCGGCCCCGTCCACCTGGACATCCCCGTGGACGTGCTGTTCAAGCACCGTTTTCTGACCTCTCAACGGAAAAACCGCCTGCTGCCGCCGCCCCATCAGTCCCGGTATATCGGACCGATTCCGGGCGACGCCCCGTCCCTGGAAAAAGCATGCGACCTTCTTAGCCAGGCGAAAAGGCCTATAGCCCTTATCGGCCAGGGAATGGGCCGGGCCGGCAGGTTCCCCCAGATTAAAGCATGCCTGGAAAAGCTGGAGATTCCTTTTTTAGGAACCCGTCTTTCCGCAGGAGCTTTTGACGCGGAGGACTCCTTTTTTGTTGGGGATGCCGGGAGCTTTGCCAACTCGGAAGCAGGAGAAAAAATCCTGGAGCAGGCCGACTGCCTGCTGATAGTCGGCCTTGACCCCGAATCGCAACAAATCCTGAAAATCGCCCAAAATGCGACGATGATTCAAGTGGAGACCGACCCGGACGCCATGCTGGGCCAAGAAACGGCGGTCCCGGTGTTCGCCGATCCCGAATCCGCGCTTAATCGCCTGGCCGAGGCGTTGGCTCAACGCAAAGGCCGCAAGCCTGTGGCGTGGAAAAACAAAGCCCTCAAAACCGGCGAAGCCGCAGCGCAGCAAATTTTGAAGTCAGCGGATGAACGCACGCAAACCGCCTTTGAATTGCTGGACGGAGACTCTCTTAAGGACTGTATTTTGGTGGCGGACGGAGCGCCGGCGGCTATTGCCCCTGCTTTTCTGAAAAGCCGCAAACATGCAGGCGGGCACGTCATGAGCCAGGGGGCGACGGCGGGCGCAGGCCTTCCCTTCGCCATCGGCGCCGCGCTGGGAAACCCGGATCGCTCCGTAATTCTTTTGTGCGACAAGGAATCCTTGTTTCATCATCTCCGGGAGCTTCAACCCGCGGAGGAGTTGGGCGTCGGCATAACCATACTTTGCGTGGACAAAGCTCCTGGCCCGGATGACGCCGCGGACCTGGAAAAGGTGTTGCAAGGCTTTGGCTGCCACGTCCACAGGACGGGGGAAAAAATAAGCATGGCCAACGTGTTGAGGCATAAGGGGCAAGCAGGGGCGGTGCTGGTTTAA